In a single window of the Trichoderma breve strain T069 chromosome 6, whole genome shotgun sequence genome:
- a CDS encoding alba domain-containing protein gives MSTDNASKKRKHSSSQPAPSKKPRTQGNPTLIGPHEAILKELSAKHNVLALSVLSSTQIRKRVSSASSHLLDKSAESRAILLHARPADVCKMITVAEQCKRLLGEKGQAWYQYNELFDLPPEAKKKKKNTRERGDVEEEEEAEEDSDSDEGAFEAMESRFEQAVLPPPRAQTYKSLRIFISHQAIPELNSREDVTVQTSEDTPL, from the coding sequence ATGTCAACCGACAATgcctccaagaagcgcaagcacTCCTCCAGCCAGCCGGCTCCATCTAAGAAACCTCGCACCCAGGGAAATCCCACCCTGATAGGTCCGCACGAAGCCATCCTCAAGGAACTCTCCGCCAAGCACAACGTCCTCGCCCTGTCCGTCCTATCATCGACGCAGATCCGCAAGCGAGTTTCCAGCGCATcttcccatcttctcgacAAGTCCGCCGAGTCGCGAGCGATCCTGCTCCATGCGCGCCCTGCAGATGTCTGCAAAATGATCACGGTGGCGGAGCAATGCAAAAGATTACTGGGGGAGAAGGGCCAGGCCTGGTATCAGTACAATGAGCTCTTCGATCTGCCtcccgaggccaagaagaaaaagaaaaacacgCGTGAGAGGGGAGatgtggaggaggaggaggaggctgaggaggattCCGACAGTGACGAGGGTGCGTTCGAGGCCATGGAAAGTCGATTCGAGCAAGCCGTATTGCCGCCTCCGCGAGCTCAAACATACAAGTCTTTGAGGATATTCATTTCACATCAAGCAATCCCAGAACTCAATTCGAGGGAAGACGTAACGGTACAGACGAGCGAAGATACTCCACTATAG
- a CDS encoding SIS domain-containing protein, with product MIDLRHGDHRPIQTSAVIVLGASKCQSMPPPSPPTPSASPSAKEIGDPVDGFSLDREATREQSVMDRRLHSGIHVLNTEAVALANLTKLYEIDAIARDGFNASIKAITRLAKTKGKLVIIGVGKSGHIGKKLVATFQSLAIRSVFLHPTEALHGDLGIVGPEDTLLFITYSGKTQELLLTLPHLDERLPTILLTSHMRHETCEFVKHRPNTILLPAPIPEPESVSFGVSAPSASTTAALALGDALAITAAHELHPSVSKMFAKNHPGGAIGAAVAAVARGPQTIGHISVPWDEIDVADGLSGDDLASSLLRAAYKSKTGWVRVGDETAVPSKIRALSDADMVRPIKEVTGITVSRQQMLAMSSETTVRQARDILEDMQSSQIEEHEQAVGGPGSVIAITSSGSIIGVLEVEQVLEYEDV from the coding sequence ATGATTGATTTACGACACGGCGATCACCGGCCCATCCAGACGAGCGCTGTGATTGTGCTGGGCGCTTCAAAATGCCAATCTATGCCACCCCCATCTCCGCCAACTCCttcagcctcgccatcaGCCAAGGAGATAGGCGACCCTGTGGATGGCTTCAGCCTGGACAGGGAAGCTACGCGAGAGCAATCCGTAATGGATAGAAGACTTCACAGTGGCATCCATGTATTAAACACCGAAGCCGTGGCGCTAGCAAATCTCACAAAACTCTACGAGATTGACGCAATCGCCCGGGATGGGTTCAATGCCTCTATCAAGGCTATTACTCGCCTGGCCAAGACAAAGGGCAAGTTGGTAATCATAGGAGTGGGCAAGTCTGGCCACATTGGAAAGAAACTGGTTGCCACGTTCCAAAGCCTGGCGATTCGCTCCGTCTTTCTTCATCCTACCGAAGCTCTTCACGGAGACCTGGGCATAGTGGGCCCGGAGGATACGCTCTTGTTCATCACATACTCTGGAAAGACTCAGGAGCTTCTTCTAACATTGCCTCACCTGGACGAGAGGCTTCCTACCATTCTCCTTACTTCTCACATGAGGCACGAGACTTGCGAGTTTGTCAAGCATCGACCCAACACGATACTCTTACCAGCGCCAATTCCTGAGCCTGAAAGCGTATCGTTTGGAGTTTCGGCGCCGTCAGCATCAACGACAGCTGCTCTGGCCTTGGGAGATGCACTGGCCATCACGGCGGCTCACGAGCTTCACCCCAGTGTCTCGAAAATGTTTGCCAAGAACCACCCAGGTGGTGCTATTGGTGCCGCCgtggcggcggtggctcGAGGTCCGCAGACCATAGGTCACATTTCCGTGCCATGGGACGAGATTGACGTCGCCGATGGGCTGAGCGGCGATGATCTCGCGTCGAGTTTGCTCCGGGCCGCGTACAAGTCTAAGACGGGCTGGGTCAGAGTCGGCGACGAGACGGCAGTCCCGAGCAAGATTCGAGCGCTGAGTGACGCAGACATGGTGAGACCAATCAAGGAGGTCACGGGCATCACGGTGTCCCGCCAGCAGATGCTGGCCATGTCGTCGGAGACGACGGTCCGCCAGGCGCGAGACATATTGGAAGACATGCAGTCGTCTCAAATCGAAGAGCATGAGCAAGCAGTTGGCGGACCTGGATCGGTCATTGCAATCACAAGCAGCGGTAGCATTATTGGCGTTTTGGAAGTTGAGCAAGTCCTTGAATACGAGGACGTTTGA
- a CDS encoding tctex-1 family domain-containing protein, giving the protein MSTPPVPFNRLKQIATDVCNNAIGSAEFYDHAKTEQWNSTIISSMLKALISEATPQGATSPSYKFACNSTIVQHLVPTSALNKSRGGTDTKTEEPHVSTSTDATATDGKPHVGRRGMHSATGAYWDEKKDGMWTFKYDGGEGKGMDVVIMLIWIAI; this is encoded by the exons ATGTCTACCCCG CCCGTGCCCTTTAACCGACTTAAGCAGATTGCCACAGAT GTGTGCAACAACGCCATCGGCAGTGCGGAATTCTACGACCACGCCAAGACTGAGCAATGGAACTCGACCATCATC AGCTCCATGCTGAAAGCGCTCATCTCTGAGGCGACTCCCCAGGGCGCCACTTCTCCCTCATACAAGTTCGCCTGCAACAGCACCATTGTCCAGCACCTTGTTCCCACATCCGCCCTGAACAAGTCCCGCGGCGGCACCGACACCAAGACGGAGGAGCCTCACGTGTCGACGAGCACAGATGCCACCGCAACGGACGGCAAGCCGCACGTCGGCCGACGAGGAATGCACAGCGCAACCGGCGCATACTgggacgagaagaaggacggcATGTGGACTTTCAAGTACGACGGAGGCGAGGGCAAGGGCATGGACGTGGTCATCATGCTGATCTGGATCGCCATCTGA